The sequence GCCAATGAGGCTGGCACAAACTTTGGCGGTATTTCCAATTCAAAACTATACACACAAGAAACATATTTATATGTTGCTACCAATGGGAAAATAGCATATGATTATAAAAAAACAGAAAAATCCCCTTCTCATTTACCGTACATTAATCAACATTTATCTACAAAAACAACTTATGATTGCATTTCAAGTGGTTTTACGGAAACCTGTTGTTTCTTGAAAGATGAAAAGAATTGGTTGGGAGATTATGTAAATAAGCTAATCGAAAAATATAAGATAAATAGTCGAGTCTTATTAAGACACACTTCCGTATATGAAACAATATTGAAAGAAAGCATTCATCCTGACTATTTGATTAGCGGTAATGAAAGGAGTAATTTTTTAAACTGCCTAAATGATACTTTTGACAGAATCTGTTTTCCACGGGGAATAATAGAATTGGAAAAAGAACAATTGAAAAATTTTAACATTCCAATATTTTACGCAAAACCATTAGAATGTACCATTTTCAGCAATAACAGTATATTTGATATTATCGAATTTAATGGTTTCGAATCAATGTTGAAAAGGCTAAATAATCTATCTTCAATAGTGATAAAAAAACAAAATTCATTAATTGAAAAATCCATTGCTTGTTTTGAAAAAATTACATCAACTGATTCAAAAATAGAAAAAAATGCTATTAAATTTTATCCTGCTAAAGAATGTGAAAATCAGAAAAATTATGTGCAAAATTATGTAATTAAACTAGCTGACAAGCTGATAGAAGATAGTATTTGGATAGATAACTCATATCAATGGATAGATATTAGTGTCGGAAGAGTTGGACAATGGGAGATAGCTCCCAAAAATCCTGGAATATATGATGGCATTGACGGTTTGGGACTTTTTTACTTATATCTCTATGATACAACAAAAATAGAACGATATAAAAACATTTCTAAAATACTACTAGATAAATCCTTATTCGCTTTCAACCATTTTGACATCTCAAAATCTTATCACCTTTTCTCTCCTTTAAATTATCCCTTTTCAATATTATTTTTTTTGTGGCATTACCAGTCTATAACTAAAGATTATGAAGTAGAAATTGATAAACTTTTTGAAAATAAATTAGTCCCTTTTGTAACGGCTCATATAGAATCAGATACACACTTAGACTTTGCCAACGGTTGCTCTGCTCTACTGTGTTTATTGGTTGATTATTATAATGAATATTCTACAAAGTCATTAGAAAATACGATTCATCTTATTGCTAAGAAAATAATTAAATCTGCAATTCAGACACCTTGTGGAATTACGTGGGGAAATCAGAAGTTTAAGAAATTAGTTGGATTTGCACACGGAAATGCAGGGTTTTTATACTCATTATCAAAATATTATAAAATATTCGGCATAAATAAAGATGGTCTTATACTTACCAATGACATTATTAGATATATCCAGCACAATTATTCTACCGATAATTTAGGGTGGAAAGATTTACGATACCAAGAAGATTCTATTGCCTTGCCTTCTTGGTGTCACGGTTCATCAGGAATTCTTATTGCATATTTAGAAACTCAAAATAATCTTCCTGTAAAATTAGATATTGACTGGACTGGTATTTCTGAACAAATTTTCAAGAAAGGATTTGATTCCTTGCATTGTATTTGTCACGGAATGACAGGGAATGCAGAAATACTTCATCGTATAAGTGGTTTTATAAATAATTCTTCCTTTTCCACAAGAGCCAATGATAAACTATTGATTGAGATTGAGAAAAATTTTAATGAGTTTAATTGGAAAACAGGATTTACAAATGGAAAATTTTCATTAAACGGTTTATTTTTAGGAACATCAGGTATCGGATATAATCTATTGAAAATATTTGTTAATCCTAAAATGCCTTCGCTTCTAACTCTTGACCCACCTGAATCCAATAAAGCCAATAGACCTTGAAGCATCTACTTTATCATATATTATTTGTTTTGACGATTTCTTTTAATTGCCTTGCTCAAAACAAAGCAACTTATTCTAAGGAATTTTATCTTCATAGTATTGCGGACACGGTAGGAAAAACTCAACACAAAGACGTAGTAGATTTTTGGGTCAATTATTTATATGAAGAAAACGATTCAGTAAGACAGAAATATTGGTTAGACACAGACATTAAACGTTTCGGGAATGATTACTCTTTATTTTATAATTCACTATTTCAATATCCCCCCAATACTTTACTAAACTATTTCAAGCCATATATTTTATCCATTTATTTAGATGATACAACATATCATATAGTTACTGCATTTATGAATTTTAATTTTGCTCCGAATGATACCTCAATTGTTCAAAATTCTAATCCATTTGCAATTACTGAAATAGGCGTGGTGAAAAAAAATAACGAATTTTATTTATCAAATCTATTTGATGAACGTACTCAAAAATGGGTAAAAGTTAAAATGGGTAAAATACGATACATAATAGACCCATTAATAGCCCCAAATGAAACTGAAATGTTAGACGCAACAAAGTTTATAGATAATTTATCAAATATATTTTCGTTAGAAAGTGATTCTATTACCTATGTGGTCTGTAAAACACCTCAAAATTTAGGTTATCTTATAGGGTTTAATTTTTTCTTTTCAGGTTTTACCACAGGAAAAACATTCATTAGTGCAAGGATGATAGTTTCAGGCAAAGGTTCATTTAACTATCCTCACGAATTAACACACATACTTATTGACCCTATATTAAATTCAGGGAACTTCATAAGTGAAGGTATTGCAACATATTTTGGAGGAAGTGCGAACAAAACATATAAACAACTTCTACAAGAATTTTACAAAAATCATTATCCTATTAGTGCAGACACATTTAATACAATTACAGCGTATGCAAACTCTCCTGCTTCATATACATTAAGTGCATTGATTATAGACATAATATATAATAAATATGGGATTCAAGGTGTTTTAAAATTAAAAAAATCGCCTGACAAACCGAAAAATTGCTTAAAACATATTTGTGTAACTTTTGACATCAATGAAAACAATTTATTCAAATTGATAAACGAGTTGTTGATTAACTTTGCCGAAAAGTAAACTGATGAAAGCCGATCGCCTAACAGCGGTTTTGCGTCAGGCGGGGTGAAGTGCTTCGTATGAACATTTGTGCTAAATTTGAGTTTTCGGCTTCGTATCAAGGTTAGTGCTAAAAATCCCGCCCGAACGCAAAGCCGCAGACCGTTATGTGCCATATTAGGACGACACCGTAATGACAGAGTTAATTCCAACAATAAACGAAATTGTTAAGTATGGACTACAGCCAAACTTGACAGTAACTGACAAAGAAAAATTGTTGGAACGACACCTCGTGAAAATTTACGACCTGTATTTTGACATAGAATATAAATTTGACGAAACAGACTATCCAGACTTTGACAAAACGCAATTTCCTGACATTATACAAAATGTTACTAGTAATTT comes from Bacteroidia bacterium and encodes:
- a CDS encoding type 2 lantipeptide synthetase LanM family protein; translation: MKISGKLLSSNKENLLFKNVGECISYIDFPELYNSILNDFKIELMQNIQVDEIILKNVVENISRQIFEVAKAPILYTFNQFYFKPNTVKLTFNRKDLLQKCYTKYPELSRIIEIQIRQYCIYFSNLIKRLYDDEVDIKKQFEISGSVISFTWPLGDFHNGGETHTIINYSCGNRVIYKVKNPKGNLAIENLILSITQKGHKIPYLFPKRLIKDSYYWEEFIKHKPSDSKDLQISFYKAIGNYLAVFYILGISDIISDNIISNSGTPVFIDIECLLKPTIKTSDKDIFPSADNFLKESVVGTGLLPFWTSIRANEAGTNFGGISNSKLYTQETYLYVATNGKIAYDYKKTEKSPSHLPYINQHLSTKTTYDCISSGFTETCCFLKDEKNWLGDYVNKLIEKYKINSRVLLRHTSVYETILKESIHPDYLISGNERSNFLNCLNDTFDRICFPRGIIELEKEQLKNFNIPIFYAKPLECTIFSNNSIFDIIEFNGFESMLKRLNNLSSIVIKKQNSLIEKSIACFEKITSTDSKIEKNAIKFYPAKECENQKNYVQNYVIKLADKLIEDSIWIDNSYQWIDISVGRVGQWEIAPKNPGIYDGIDGLGLFYLYLYDTTKIERYKNISKILLDKSLFAFNHFDISKSYHLFSPLNYPFSILFFLWHYQSITKDYEVEIDKLFENKLVPFVTAHIESDTHLDFANGCSALLCLLVDYYNEYSTKSLENTIHLIAKKIIKSAIQTPCGITWGNQKFKKLVGFAHGNAGFLYSLSKYYKIFGINKDGLILTNDIIRYIQHNYSTDNLGWKDLRYQEDSIALPSWCHGSSGILIAYLETQNNLPVKLDIDWTGISEQIFKKGFDSLHCICHGMTGNAEILHRISGFINNSSFSTRANDKLLIEIEKNFNEFNWKTGFTNGKFSLNGLFLGTSGIGYNLLKIFVNPKMPSLLTLDPPESNKANRP